A window from Musa acuminata AAA Group cultivar baxijiao chromosome BXJ3-10, Cavendish_Baxijiao_AAA, whole genome shotgun sequence encodes these proteins:
- the LOC135651201 gene encoding plasma membrane-associated cation-binding protein 1-like: protein MVNYWKSKVLPTIKKVFDRNGKKAAAAEACKSFDESKEDISKEFEEKKTDLQPKVVEIYEASAVEIKTLVKKPTGSGLKKKSTVVIKFIEELVKIEFPGSKPVSEAAAKYGPGLVSGPVIFLFEQVSTLLPAEEPPAPAEPAVESTSKDITPETAEEIKKEEAEAEVEEAPAPADPAPSDPSPETEKPAEPAAEPAKA, encoded by the exons ATGGTGAATTACTGGAAGTCTAAAGTCCTTCCGACGATCAAGAAGGTGTTTGACAGGAACGGCAAGAAGGCTGCCGCCGCCGAGGCATGCAAGTCCTTCGACGAATCGAAG GAGgacatcagcaaggagttcgaagAGAAGAAGACTGACCTGCAGCCCAAAGTTGTGGAGATCTACGAAGCTTCTGCCGTTGAAATCAAG ACTCTGGTGAAGAAACCGACGGGGTCAGGACTGAAGAAGAAATCAACTGTTGTGATCAAGTTCATCGAGGAACTAGTGAAGATCG AGTTCCCTGGCTCGAAGCCGGTGAGCGAGGCTGCCGCCAAGTACGGCCCCGGCCTCGTCTCCGGTCCCGTGATCTTCCTCTTCGAGCAGGTGTCCACCTTACTCCCCGCAGAGGAGCCGCCTGCTCCCGCCGAACCGGCCGTCGAGAGCACCAGCAAGGATATTACACCGGAAACCGCGGAGGAGATCAAGAAGGAAGAGGCTGAGGCGGAGGTGGAAGAGGCACCTGCCCCGGCCGACCCGGCTCCCTCGGACCCCTCCCCGGAGACGGAGAAACCGGCCGAGCCAGCGGCTGAACCCGCCAAGGCTTGA